The window GCGGCCGGCCACCTTGAATGCCATTAAGCTGACGCTCATCGTGACTCCTGTGGCGGTGATTTTGAATACACTGTTCGGCATTGCGGCTGCCTGGCTGATTGCCCGCTTCCGCTTTGCCGGCCGCACGGTGCTAACCACGCTGATCGATTTGCCGTTTTCGGTTTCGCCCGTCGTGGTGGGCTTGATGTTGATGTTGCTCTTCGGCCGCTTGGGTTATCTCGGCCCGTGGCTGCAGAAGATGGATTGGCACATCGTGTTTGCGCTGCCGGGCATCATCATGGCGACGACCTTCGTCACGCTGCCGTTTGTCGCCCGCGAATTAATTCCGGTGATGGAAGCGCTTGGTAACGAGGAAGAAACCGCTGCCATTAGCTTGGGCGCCAATGCCTGGCAAATGTTTTGGCGCGTGACGCTGCCCAGCATAAAATGGGGTTTGCTGTACGGCGTCATTTTATGCAACGCCCGAGCGATGGGCGAATTCGGCGCGGTGTATGTGGTCTCTGGGCGCATCGAAAATCAAACTACGACCATGCCGCTGCAAGTGCAAAAGCTGCTGGAGCAGGGTTACGATTCCGACGCCTTTGCACTGGCATCGCTGTTAACTTTGCTGGCGCTGGTCACGCTGGCGCTGAAAGTATGGCTGGAGCGAAAAACGCAGCGCCAACTTCTTGCGGCGGCCACGCAGGAATTCACTGTGGGGAGCAATTCGTGAGCATTGCGATTCAAAACATTACGAAAACCTTCGGCAAATTCACCGCCGTTGATAATGTCAGCTTGGAGATCGCCGGCGGATCGCTCGTGGCATTGTTGGGCCCCTCGGGATCGGGCAAAACAACCTTGTTGCGGATAATCGCCGGTTTGGAAACGCCGGACACTGGCACGGTGGCCTGCTACGGGGAAGATGTCACGCACCGCGCCGCCGCGGAGCGCAACGTCGGTTTTGTGTTTCAGCATTACGCGCTGTTTCGCCACATGACGGTATTTGAAAACGTCGCTTTTGGATTGCGGGTGCGCAAGCGGCCCAAATCGGAAATTCAAAACAAAGTTCGTGAACTGCTGGCTTTGGTGCGGCTGGAGCGGATGGAACATCGGTATCCGTCGCAATTGTCGGGCGGGCAGCGGCAGCGGGTGGCGCTGGCTCGGGCCCTGGCCATTGAGCCCAAGGTGCTATTGCTCGACGAGCCGTTCGGCGCGCTCGATGCCAAAGTCCGGCAAGAGCTGCGCGGTTGGCTGCGGCGGCTGCATGACGAAATTCACACCACCAGCGTATTGGTCACGCACGATCAGGAAGAAGCGTTTGAGGTGGCCGATCGCGTGGTCGTAATGAACCACGGCCGCATCGAGCAAACCGGCACGCCGGCCGAAGTTTTCGACCAGCCGGCCAATCCGTTTGTCATCGATTTTTTGGGCAACGTGAACGTCTTTCACGGTCGCGTTGAAAGCGGCCACGCCGTGGTCGGCAATTGGAAGTTGGCATATCCGGAGTATCCGCATGCCCAACCGCAGGCTGCCACGTTGTACATGCGGCCGCATGAGTTGGACATTAGCGTCAAGCAAAACGGCGTGCCCAGCTTGCAGGCC of the Pirellulales bacterium genome contains:
- a CDS encoding sulfate ABC transporter ATP-binding protein — translated: MSIAIQNITKTFGKFTAVDNVSLEIAGGSLVALLGPSGSGKTTLLRIIAGLETPDTGTVACYGEDVTHRAAAERNVGFVFQHYALFRHMTVFENVAFGLRVRKRPKSEIQNKVRELLALVRLERMEHRYPSQLSGGQRQRVALARALAIEPKVLLLDEPFGALDAKVRQELRGWLRRLHDEIHTTSVLVTHDQEEAFEVADRVVVMNHGRIEQTGTPAEVFDQPANPFVIDFLGNVNVFHGRVESGHAVVGNWKLAYPEYPHAQPQAATLYMRPHELDISVKQNGVPSLQAQVRRVNPTGSVARIGLVAVEQQSDIQVDLSLDRYAELNFKPGDTVFV
- the cysW gene encoding sulfate ABC transporter permease subunit CysW, encoding MPNSAAISHAGAIVTGHSAAARRESALPRRLLIGSALTVVGIFIVAPVALIFYSALQNGIGAYWTNLITRPATLNAIKLTLIVTPVAVILNTLFGIAAAWLIARFRFAGRTVLTTLIDLPFSVSPVVVGLMLMLLFGRLGYLGPWLQKMDWHIVFALPGIIMATTFVTLPFVARELIPVMEALGNEEETAAISLGANAWQMFWRVTLPSIKWGLLYGVILCNARAMGEFGAVYVVSGRIENQTTTMPLQVQKLLEQGYDSDAFALASLLTLLALVTLALKVWLERKTQRQLLAAATQEFTVGSNS